Proteins encoded together in one Triticum dicoccoides isolate Atlit2015 ecotype Zavitan chromosome 7B, WEW_v2.0, whole genome shotgun sequence window:
- the LOC119337193 gene encoding alpha-1,3-arabinosyltransferase XAT3-like, with the protein MKQPRSRQEPRRMGNSAMVVTMLLSLCVLTFIKARYCSTPYPNKPAPLLDLEVEIDEDYDSSRYKISGPIGEEEFDPSRPTCYNTSKRSERCAAVGDIRVDGNHSKIYISPLGKEWRTKPYARRHDAVAMDDVREFALLPFGGSNDTVVPPLCTRNHSVPAFLFSSGGFAGNLYHDYTDVLVPLFTSTHHFGGEVQFLLTDIKDWWLDKFTPLFRQLSNYDVIDVDNDQEVHCFSRIVIGSTFHRPMGIDGTRSPGGETVADFKRLLRRAFRLDRVVASHDGSASLGKPRLLIISRKSSRRFLNERAMAHAAALAQFDVRIAEPDNHTDMPNFARLVNSADVMMGVHGAGLTNMVFLPSRAVLLQVVPFGGLEWLSRVTFKDPAKDFDVTYMEYNVSLEESSLKDLYPKDHFYLKHPYDVHKKGWNAIKTTYLDKQSVRLDLAKLTRTLEHARSLLPSSR; encoded by the exons ATGAAGCAGCCGAGGTCGCGGCAGGAGCCGCGCCGGATGGGCAACTCCGCCATGGTCGTCACCATGCTGCTCTCCCTCTGCGTCCTCACCTTCATCAAGGCCCGCTACTGCTCCACTCCGTACC CCAACAAGCCGGCGCCGCTGCTGGACCTGGAGGTGGAGATCGACGAGGACTACGACAGCAGCCGGTACAAGATCTCCGGCCCCATCGGGGAGGAGGAGTTCGACCCCAGCCGCCCCACCTGCTACAACACCAGCAAGCGCTCGGAGCGGTGCGCCGCCGTGGGCGACATCCGGGTCGACGGCAACCACTCCAAAATCTACATCAGCCCGCTGGGCAAGGAGTGGCGCACCAAGCCGTACGCGCGCCGCCACGACGCCGTCGCCATGGACGACGTCCGCGAGTTCGCACTCCTCCCCTTCGGCGGCAGCAACGACACCGTCGTGCCGCCGCTCTGCACCAGGAACCACTCTGTCCCGGCCTTCCTCTTCTCCAGCGGCGGGTTCGCGGGCAACCTGTACCACGACTACACCGACGTGCTGGTGCCGCTCTTCACCAGCACCCACCACTTCGGCGGCGAGGTGCAGTTCCTCCTCACGGACATCAAGGACTGGTGGCTGGACAAGTTCACGCCCCTCTTCCGCCAGCTCTCCAACTACGACGTCATCGACGTCGACAACGACCAGGAGGTGCACTGCTTCTCGCGCATCGTCATCGGCTCCACCTTCCACCGCCCCATGGGCATCGACGGCACGCGGTCGCCGGGCGGCGAGACCGTGGCCGACTTCAAGCGCCTGCTCCGCCGCGCCTTCCGCCTCGACCGCGTGGTGGCGTCGCACGACGGGTCGGCCAGCCTCGGCAAGCCGCGACTCCTCATCATCTCCCGCAAGTCGTCCCGGCGGTTCCTGAATGAGCGCGCCATGGCGCACGCCGCCGCGCTGGCGCAGTTCGACGTGCGCATCGCGGAGCCGGACAACCACACGGACATGCCCAACTTCGCGCGGCTGGTGAACTCGGCGGACGTGATGATGGGGGTGCACGGCGCCGGGCTGACCAACATGGTGTTCCTCCCGAGCCGCGCCGTGCTGCTGCAGGTGGTGCCGTTCGGCGGGCTGGAGTGGCTGTCCCGGGTGACCTTCAAGGACCCGGCCAAGGACTTCGACGTGACGTACATGGAGTACAACGTGTCGCTGGAGGAGAGCTCGCTCAAGGACCTCTACCCCAAGGACCATTTCTACCTGAAGCACCCCTACGACGTGCACAAGAAGGGCTGGAACGCCATCAAGACCACCTACCTCGACAAGCAGAGCGTCAGGCTCGACCTCGCCAAGCTGACGCGCACGCTGGAGCACGCGCGCAGCCTCCTGCCCTCCTCACGCTGA